The genomic stretch TGTGTTGAGCTTTGGAATGCACTAATGACTACTGACCTAACAATAAGAGCCCATGGAAGTTCCGTTTTTCCATCTGAAGAGAATATCGTCGGCTGGTATACTGCAGATCCAAGCTGCTATTACTATTACACGAGTGGTTTTTCATTTGGCGAAGATATCCCGAGACTCAACTACTTCCCACTAACCGGAGAAGTAACCATTACAGCAGATAGTCCGAGCTCATAGTGACAATCCTGTAAGCACACCGTACAATCACGCCTCTTAATTTCAGGACAGAGATGTTTCGGTAGATCAGCATGCGAGTAATACTTGGCCCGATGGAGGGCGTTCTAGACCACCTAATGCGTGAAATTCTCACAGAGATCAATGATTACGATCTCTGTGTCACTGAATTTGTCCGCGTTACGGATCAATTACTGCCACCGCATGTATTCCACCGCTTGTGTCCAGAACTCCACCAAGGCTCACAAACCATGGCTGGTGTTCCTGTTCACGTTCAACTGCTTGGACAACACCCCAAATGGATGGCAGAGAACGCTATCCAAGCTGCAAGCCTTGGTGCGAAAGGTATCGACCTTAACTTTGGTTGCCCAGCAAAAGCGGTAAACAAAAGTAACGGTGGTGCGTCTCTGTTGAAAGAACCAGAGCTTATCTACCAAGTAGTCAAAGCAACTCGAGAAGCCGTGCCTGCACATATTCCTGTTTCCGCGAAGATTCGCTTAGGTTGGGAGCACCCAGATGAGTGCTTTGAGATTGTCGATGCTATTGAACAAGCAAAAGCCGACGAACTGACTGTGCATGCTAGAACCAAAACCGGTGGTTACAAGGCCAGTGAAATCAAATGGGATTACATCAATCAAATCCGTCAGAAAACCTCTCTGCCGTTGATTGCAAATGGTGAGATCTGGAATTACCAAGATGGTCAAAATTGTATCAAAACCACAGGCATTGATTCATTAATGGTATGTCGTGGTGCATTCAATGTTCCAAACCTTGGTAACGTCGTTAAACACAACCACCAGCCAATGCCTTGGCAACAAGTGATTGCACTGCTGCTGCGTTACTCTGAGTTTGAAATTGAGGGTGATAAAGGTCTGTATTATCCGAACCGCGTAAAACAGTGGTTTGTGTATCTACGCAAAGAATACCCGGAAGCTGAAGAGCTATTTCGTGAGATCAGAACCTATAAAAAAGCGGCTCCGATTGTCGAGCAGATTAAACGTTATCAAGAGCAATACTGCCAACCTGTTTAAATCTCCAAACAAGTTGGCTGTTCCCGCCTTCTAACAATACGCCGATTAAATAACGTGGTTAAAATTCTAGACGATCTTTACCCGTCGTCTTAGCCACGTAAAGCTTTTCATCGGCGTACTTAAATATCTCTTCAAAGTTGAGCTTACTTTGCTCTGTTTCTACAATGCAGACACCGCCAGACACGGTGAACCCATTCGGAACAATATCGACTGATTTAGCACTGATTGCGTTTTTAACGCGCTCTAGTGTTCTCATTAGAGTTTCACGGTCATCGCCTTTCATGTAAACGACAAACTCTTCTCCACCAAACCTTGCGGCCACATCGCTGCTGCGAACACTGTTACTGATCTGGCGCGACATATAACGAATCACATCATCACCTTTGTCATGGCCATAAGTATCATTGATTAACTTGAAATCATCGATATCAAATACCGTTAAGGCAAACAACTGATCGTGGTCTACGCTTCGCCAAAACGCTTCTAAACCACGTCGGTTTAACAGCCCCGTCATAGGGTCTTTCGCAGCGAGCTCTTTGAAGTAACCCCGTTCAATAGTCGAATTGACGTAGAAAAAGATCGTTACAGAGAAAAGATAGACAATGATAGCAACGATAAGGCTGTCTTTCTCATACACGAAAAAGTGTTCGATCTCTTTGGCAATATCCAACTCGTAGTACATGGCATGGTGGGATGCGACACCTTCGAGGTTAATCTCATGATAGAAAGCCGCGCTATCAATCGGCGCAGAGCGAGTGGTATCGATAATATCTATCCGGCCAGCCAGATGCTCATTAGAGTTCTCAAGCAACCTACCAGCATTAATATCCACCGACAGCATCCCTTGGTGAACACCTTTATGGAACACAGGGATGGTCATACTGATCATGCGGTCAAGGGAATCAAAACGATAGCCAGGGCCAGAGAGCGTGAGTTGGTCAGGGTTGTTGGCGGTTTTCTGCCAGTAAGGACGACTCTTTATAGTCGAGAGCAGCTCTTTACTCAGCCCTTTGGCAAAATCTTCCGGCGAAGAGATCACATAGCCACTCGTATCAATAAAATGCACGCCGTCGTGGTATTCGTCAAGCTGAGATAAAAACGAAAGAATAGGAGCTAGAGCTATCTTCTCTGAGGCGCTCTTGTAGCTGTCACTGGTTTCTGAACACAGGGATTCTTGGCCGACCAGCATATAGTCGATATCGACAGAAGGAATGTCTGAAGTTTTACCATCCGCTAGGAGTAACACATCAATAGGCCAGATTTGGCACAGCCCATCCACAACTTGTTTGTTGTGATCGAGAAAGAGAGGGTTTCCGGATTTGTAGTAGTTGGAGAAGCTGTAATCTAGAGCAGTCACCACTTTTGTGGTTCTTTTGAACACCTCTTCGATACGGTGGAACTCGCTGTCGATGTCTTTTTTAACCGAATCAAAATGGTTCTTTCCGATTAAGCCAAGCAGCATCGTCGCGATCACCGCGGGAAACCCGAAGATAAAGGTAAGGCTAAAGTGCCTATTTACTTTCATATAATTTGCTCTTAGCGCTCAGCTATTTTCATTTACCCCATTAATATTATTACATTAATTGTCATTTCCCACGAGGTAAAAGAGTGTAAATTGATATGAATCGATCTTTCCCATTCACTCGAAGCTTTAAAAGCTAGCCCAGACTAAGCAGGGCTAGTCTTGAGTGATTTAATCCAGTTTATTGCCGACGTCAAAAATCATCGACTGCATCGCTGGAATAACAATATCTACGGTACCGTTACAGATCAAAACACGTTCTATTTGACCAAGCAAAGCGACCAGTTCACCTTGCTCTTGTCCAAGCATCCATACAGGTAAAACTAGCGACTTTTCTTTGTTAGACAAGTTTAGTACAACTAAGGTCTTTTCCCCTTTCAGGCAACGCGCAAACACTAAAGTTTCAGCGTCACAATACAACTCTAAGTAAGCACCACTTTGTAAGCTTCTGCGTTCAGTTCGCAAACTTATCAACGCTTGATGGAATGAGAACCAATGAGAGGTTTGCTCTGCTCCCCACGGAAAACATCTGCGATTATCCGGGTCTTGACCACCTTCTAAGCCCACCTCGGTTCCATAATACAAACACGGTGTCCCAACGTAAGTGAATAACAAAGTCAGAGCCAATTTTTGTTTCGCTTCATCGCCATTGAGAAGCGTCAAAAGCCTTGCCGTATCGTGGCTATCCAACTGATTCAGTTGCGATAATTGATTAAGCCATGGCACCTTAGCTCTTGCTTCTGCTAACCAATCAGAGAAAGTGAACATATCAATATTGATGGGCTCATAAGCGATATCTTGCTTCGCCAATAACGCGCGTACAGGATGGGCAAAACCGTAGTAGTTCATTGACCCGTCTTCTTGCTCTCCCTGTAACCATTGGCTGGCCTCAAAGAAATGCTCTCCCAAGATATAAGCCTCTGAATTCTCGTCCTTAGCTGAGTCACGGAATGCCTTTACATAATGCGCATTGTTATAGGCTCCCTCACCTTCCCCTAGCATATGGATCACATCGAAACGCCAACCATCTATGTGGTAAGGCGCTTTCAGCCAGTGTTTGATTACCGACTCTTCGGATTGGTAGATATGATCTCGAACTGCTTCGTTAGAGAAATTTAAAACAGGGAGCGATGAGATACCTTTCCATCCTACGTACTGAGTCGAATCACTTGGTTCGAAAAAATAGTAGTCATGATAAGGAGAATCAGAATGACCATAAGCCCCTTTCTCTGAGTTCAGATTTGAACTGTGAGTGTTTAGTTTATCAAACCAAGGGTGCTCTACTGACGTATGGTTAAACACGGCATCTAAGACAATTTTCATGTCACGAGCGTGAATATCGCTAGAGAGCGTTGCGAACTCTTCATTCGTACCAAAGTGAGGGTCGACTTTGTAGTAATCGGTCGTGTCGTATTTGTGATTACTCGGTGATTGAAAGATCGGGTTGAGGTACAAAGCGGTAATACCTAGGTCTTGTAAGTAGTCTAGCTTGTTGTGAATGCCCGCTAAGTCGCCACCAAAAAACTCAGCAGCTCCTGTTCCATTGTGCCCTTCAACAGAATCGCCCCACTCTTTAACAACGACATCTAATGTGTTTTCTTTTAGGCGATATTCCCCGGCTTTAACACTGATACTCGGGTTACCATTGCAAAAGCGTTCTGGGAAGATTTGGTAGAAGACCTGCTCCGAGACCCATGATGGTGGGCGGTGATGGGCATTAAACTTGAAATGAAACTCACGGCTTGGAACGCGACTATGTACGCCCCTAGCATCAAGCCAGTGCTGTTCTGTTGAGTCGACTAACTTGAACACATAGTGAGTAATATCTCTGTCTGAATTAACTGGAAAAGAGACTTGCCAAACCGTCAATCGACCTTCAGTACCAACCTTGACCATATCAAGCAGATACTCTTCGTTATCCGGCTCATGCCTCAACAGAACCCTATTCCAATCACTGCGGTCAGTCATTAACTTAACGGTCAGAATGCCGTCTTTTTCGTGGAAGTAATCGGAGGTTTGAGCATGAAAGATAAATGGCTTCATAGTGGTTCTCGAGCAATGTTTAATTTGCTTAAGATATGAAATTTTTTGTTGGCGACAATCAGAAAAACATCGTCAGTCAAAGTCGATCACGCTTTGTAGACCCACTTTGTTTTCAGTAAGACGATTTCTCTCAAAATGATCAAATGAATAAGCCTGTTACCAAGCGTAGATCGCGTTTGAAGTAGACCTATTAACGACTGACTACCGCGCGGTCGATGACTGATTGAGGCAATGTCACACCTAACTCACGAGCAGCTTCCAAATTCACCACCAGCTGTGAGCTTTGTGCGGTTTTAACGCTCAATTTTCCAGGCTTTTGTCCATTGAGAATAGCCGCTACATAATCCGCAGTTTGTACACCAACGTCATAGTAATCTAGACCTAAACCTGCAATAGCGCCTTTTCCTACATAAGATGTAGCGCCTGCGACGACGGGCGTATCAGCTTGGTTAGCCGCGTTGATAAGACCTTCCATGCCGCTTGCAACAGTATTGTCCGTTAAGGCGTAGATAACATCCGATTTCTTTGCCACTGATTCTGCTTTTGATTCCACATCATCAATGGTGAGTGCTCTTTCTGTATAAAGGGTAAAACCAAAGTCTCGTGTCGCTTTCTTTAACAGTCCAACCAAGGCAACTGCATTTGCCTCTGCTGGGTTGTACACAACACCGATTGAGTTAGCTTCAGGAAGCAGTTCTTTGATTAATGACACATGCTGAGTGATCGGAGATAAGTCAGAAAGCCCCGTGACATTACGCCCCGGTTTTTCTAATTGTTTAACGAGCCTAGCGCCGATAGGATCCGTAACCGCGGTAAACACGATAGGAATCGAGCGAGTCGCCGACACTAAGGCTTGTGAGGTCGGTGTTGCGATACCTACCAATACATGGGGATTTTCACTGACGAGCTCTCTGGCAATTTTGGCAGCTTGCGCTGGATTCCCATCCGCCATTTCATAAGAAAA from Vibrio pomeroyi encodes the following:
- the dusC gene encoding tRNA dihydrouridine(16) synthase DusC, producing MRVILGPMEGVLDHLMREILTEINDYDLCVTEFVRVTDQLLPPHVFHRLCPELHQGSQTMAGVPVHVQLLGQHPKWMAENAIQAASLGAKGIDLNFGCPAKAVNKSNGGASLLKEPELIYQVVKATREAVPAHIPVSAKIRLGWEHPDECFEIVDAIEQAKADELTVHARTKTGGYKASEIKWDYINQIRQKTSLPLIANGEIWNYQDGQNCIKTTGIDSLMVCRGAFNVPNLGNVVKHNHQPMPWQQVIALLLRYSEFEIEGDKGLYYPNRVKQWFVYLRKEYPEAEELFREIRTYKKAAPIVEQIKRYQEQYCQPV
- a CDS encoding GGDEF domain-containing protein encodes the protein MKVNRHFSLTFIFGFPAVIATMLLGLIGKNHFDSVKKDIDSEFHRIEEVFKRTTKVVTALDYSFSNYYKSGNPLFLDHNKQVVDGLCQIWPIDVLLLADGKTSDIPSVDIDYMLVGQESLCSETSDSYKSASEKIALAPILSFLSQLDEYHDGVHFIDTSGYVISSPEDFAKGLSKELLSTIKSRPYWQKTANNPDQLTLSGPGYRFDSLDRMISMTIPVFHKGVHQGMLSVDINAGRLLENSNEHLAGRIDIIDTTRSAPIDSAAFYHEINLEGVASHHAMYYELDIAKEIEHFFVYEKDSLIVAIIVYLFSVTIFFYVNSTIERGYFKELAAKDPMTGLLNRRGLEAFWRSVDHDQLFALTVFDIDDFKLINDTYGHDKGDDVIRYMSRQISNSVRSSDVAARFGGEEFVVYMKGDDRETLMRTLERVKNAISAKSVDIVPNGFTVSGGVCIVETEQSKLNFEEIFKYADEKLYVAKTTGKDRLEF
- the malZ gene encoding maltodextrin glucosidase, translated to MKPFIFHAQTSDYFHEKDGILTVKLMTDRSDWNRVLLRHEPDNEEYLLDMVKVGTEGRLTVWQVSFPVNSDRDITHYVFKLVDSTEQHWLDARGVHSRVPSREFHFKFNAHHRPPSWVSEQVFYQIFPERFCNGNPSISVKAGEYRLKENTLDVVVKEWGDSVEGHNGTGAAEFFGGDLAGIHNKLDYLQDLGITALYLNPIFQSPSNHKYDTTDYYKVDPHFGTNEEFATLSSDIHARDMKIVLDAVFNHTSVEHPWFDKLNTHSSNLNSEKGAYGHSDSPYHDYYFFEPSDSTQYVGWKGISSLPVLNFSNEAVRDHIYQSEESVIKHWLKAPYHIDGWRFDVIHMLGEGEGAYNNAHYVKAFRDSAKDENSEAYILGEHFFEASQWLQGEQEDGSMNYYGFAHPVRALLAKQDIAYEPINIDMFTFSDWLAEARAKVPWLNQLSQLNQLDSHDTARLLTLLNGDEAKQKLALTLLFTYVGTPCLYYGTEVGLEGGQDPDNRRCFPWGAEQTSHWFSFHQALISLRTERRSLQSGAYLELYCDAETLVFARCLKGEKTLVVLNLSNKEKSLVLPVWMLGQEQGELVALLGQIERVLICNGTVDIVIPAMQSMIFDVGNKLD
- a CDS encoding ABC transporter substrate-binding protein, producing MGSVRKVLTAALSGCLLLWASNVTANIAKVSVSQVVDHPDLNATRLGLLEGLRAKGYEPGKNLEFSYEMADGNPAQAAKIARELVSENPHVLVGIATPTSQALVSATRSIPIVFTAVTDPIGARLVKQLEKPGRNVTGLSDLSPITQHVSLIKELLPEANSIGVVYNPAEANAVALVGLLKKATRDFGFTLYTERALTIDDVESKAESVAKKSDVIYALTDNTVASGMEGLINAANQADTPVVAGATSYVGKGAIAGLGLDYYDVGVQTADYVAAILNGQKPGKLSVKTAQSSQLVVNLEAARELGVTLPQSVIDRAVVSR